AGGAGGGATCTCTTGCACGGTGGAGCTTGTGAAGTAGTGGTCTTTGGGCTTGGAGTTGTTGAGTCCATTCCGAGTGCTTTCATTAAGAAGTGCTTTTCCTGTGGAATGAATTCCAAGTGACATAAATATACTTTCGACCTTATAAAAGCCACCACATGCCATCGGATGCAAAGGTGATATAAATGCTATAAATGGCGTTGATAATTTGGTGTTTTTGACACATTTGTATCTGAAAGACAGAACTCTTACACTTTCTGAAAATTTTGGGCTGGGAATTGTTGCAGCCAATGCTCTGAACATTGGTGTCACTTGAGCAGGGGAACTGAATTCTGAGTTGGAAAATTCACATAGAGCTCCATCATCAGCCTTTATCCCTTCATTACTTAACATCGTATCTGCTACGATAAATGGCACTATTATCAGCACTAGCATTTATTTTATCATCCTGCAAAAAATAAATGTTCAACACCTTGGTCTATGCTTGCACCATGATATATTCCACTTTCCTCAGCAAGAAAATGTTGGTCATTTGACTGATCTGATTGCAGTTCCTGTCCAGTGTTCTGAGGTAGTGCACATATAGCAGCATGAAAATCTTCTGTTTTATCACATAATGCATTAGGCACCAGAGTTGATCCTGTACTGTACTCAGAACTAGTTGGGGAGGACTCATACATATCGGATTGCCTGGAAAGATGTCAATTAGATCTTGCATGGGAtgaaatttcaaattgaatttaaacGTAAATTAGCCTCTTAGTTACCTCCGAGATGGATCACTACATTCATTGCTACATGTAATATTCTCCATCAACTCTTTGAACTTCTTGAGTTGAAATCTAGTATCCGAGTCCTTGAATGTAAGCAGATcgctttctttgttttgttttagaAAATCTTGAAGAACCTGGAACATGTTTATATTGCAGGTTTAGTGTATACAGTTGACAAAAAATGacgaaaaaaaaaatgtcaagGCGGAAGCTGGAGTACATGTTTCCCTTTGGTGTTGTGGTATAGTGTACAAAAACTGACAAGATTCAAGACAGGATAAATTCTATCTACGCACCATCCAGGCATTTTCTAGGCTCTGCTCTGTCTTCTCAGAATTAACTTTGATAGCAAGTGAGCCAAGTAATTCAGCTTGCTGCATCAATGCAAGTACTTTAGGATCGTCCTTCTTAAGAAATGTTCTTTGTCTTTTGTCATTTGCAGCTGCATAAGCTTCAAAATGCAATACAttatctatctatctatttGAACTTCAATTACATGGAGAAaggttattaattatttaattaccattttatgtattatttattatcCATTTCCATATATTGTGCCTTTAGGTGATCGCAATCTGCTAGAAATCCTACAACCAAAATATTCTTTGGAACTCACATCCATCAGATGACGCCTCCTTCATGTGGCTGTCGTGCAGCTGAGAGGCAAGGTTACCCTCACAACTACGAAAATTTTGCGCTGTTGCTGCAAATGGAGGTCTAAGAAGTTGATTGGCATTTCCATATTCTCCAGTTAATTTTTCATCCCGGTAGCAACTTTCTGCAGTGTTTGATGTCCTAAATCACCGGATTGGTTGTTATTCGTAACACTTGATCCCAGTAGCATATTTTCAAATTAGTGGAACATGACAAGTAACACACCTTATCTTCTTAAGAGGTGCGGCATTTTCAGATCCTGCATATGTATCGAGCCCATTGGGAAATATAACCCTTTTGTTGTTTAAGTTGATATATGAAGTGTTGCTGTTTTCTTTAGCTAATGCTTCATGCTTTGCTCTCTTCTTGCATAGAGTGTTGAATCGATTCTTCACGGCATTGTCAGTTCTGAAAAATTGATATATTCCTTGCAACAACTATTATTTTTCTACGCCAACAAATACAGCCAACAAGTTGGGACAAGGAAAAGTCTTGATTTTCATGTGATTAATTACCTGCCTGAAACCACCTTTGCAATCTCAGTCCATCTATTTCCAAATATCTTTTGCGCCTGCAAGTCACATTGATGATTAGACCAAGCTTAATGTCAGTCTGATATGTCATTCCCATTTTCACATTGTTGAAATATATGAACACTCTTTCATGAAACCTTTTTTAAAAGATTCATAGTGCCATCCAGTGAAAAATGGACTTATAACTCAGCCACCAATCAAAATCAATAGTTCTAAATACAATTTCACTGGAGCACTTCAGGGATCAGCTTTCtaataagaatattatttaaaagatgATTGAACAAATATCAATCTTGGAAGCATAGAGGGCGTAGAAAACAGGCTTAAATAATGCACCTCACACAAGAGCATGTCCTCCTCAGGTGACCATCCTCCTTTCTTGAAATCAGAATTCAAATAAGTGAACCATCTGAATAACAACGGCATACTCAAAATCATATAAGAACAAGAATTCAAAAGATTGCAACAAATAGATTTACAGTACATAATAGAGGTAGATGCCTATTTTTATCTTGATTCTAACCTCCTTCTACATTGTCTCGTCGTTTTATCCTTGAATTTTGATGCGATAATAGTCCAACTATGACAAAATCACATCCATCAGTCTCacttacccaaaaaaaaataatctttagACACATCCAAATCAAATGATCACATCCCATAggaaaaaatcaaacaaaagatAAAAGAATAGAGATTTACTTTTCAGTCCCATGTACCCGAATCTGCTCCCTTAAGATATCATCTTCCTGCAAACGAAAGAAATCATATTATCATCAGATAAAACAGATTAAATCCAAAACATCCCCAAAAAAaaggagagagagagagagagagaatgagTAAATAGGCacctaaaaatatgaaaaaaaatctgACCTCTGGAGACCAAGAAACAATATGCCTTTCTTTCTGCTTGGACATCTCACCACCATCCCTGTTgctattattatcattatttttcaaattcttcttcattTTCTATGTAACCTGTGAATCCCTCTTCTCTCTTGCATGCTCAAGGAAGATCCTTTTTTGTGACTGGATATTATGTATATAACCAAAAAAGTAAGACCCTTAAAAGATAAACTCTTTTGCCCTTTTCTCTTTACAGTAACTGTTTAGCTCCCAAAACGGAACAGAACAGCACCACCAAAGACTACACTGTGTCTTTTACCCATCCCTCAACCAAAAATTTTGCCTAGGATTCGACCTTTCCTCCGTTCCCTTTGCACGTTACTTTCTGAAACAAAACAGTAAATTCATTTAAAACGATCATCTTAATCAAGATTCAATCCTCGTAACAAGGGTCATCAGTTTGGAGATTTTCTTGAAAACACACAACACAACCTATGTATAGCTCATGTAAATGAACCTTAATACCTGCCTCGAGATTTGAAAAAGAAGGGTGCAGGAGATAGAACTTGCAATCCAAGTGTGTACGTATGTAACctcgataaaaaaaaagtagaaatAAAAACATGGGATTGGTTTTTATATGGGGTTCAAACATAAAAGTGCGACGCTCTCTCTCTAGGAAAATGTAAATGGTGGAGAGGTgttgataatttttaaaaaacaatcaaCGGATTCTTGCTTTTGGGCGCGGGTATGGAGGAAAGTTTGAatgctgaaataaataaataaaaaaaataaacctcAAATGGAATAAAATAACGCTGAAATCCACGGGAGTGTAATTAATGATGACCGCGcatggaagaagaagaagaagaacagaGTTCACTTCACTCCCACAGTCACTATGTGGCATATACATGCAACCCATAGGATTGTGTGAATGACAAATAATACTTGACCATATTCGTGATTCGACTATTAATTACACCATTCTTGTTAGGTTTAAATTTTTGAACATAAAATATGATTTCAATCAGAATAGGgatatttttttcattcatataacaattttcaaattatattcGATTATAAAATCAATATCGATACCATATGTATGatcgaaaatataatataaataaagtgATGTGAtcaaaaaatatcatgtcaccCCATTTATCGAACAAATTGAAATTTAGATCAACAAAATTCCTTGTACAGTTATACATGGTTTGATAGATATTAGAAACATGAAAGCTAATATATACAATTTGTTCAATACTTTGATACGTATACGTGCAGTGCAGGCCACGTGACATAAACAAGGGTAGGAATGGTAACGACACCACGAAATTTGGTCAGTGGCCAGCCTGTTTCTGACCAttcatcaatttttatttatttattattattataggaTTTTAAAAACCTTTTAATTTAATTCTGGGTGGAGACGGAGTCCAATGGTTTGACTAAGGTGACCAATATTTTCATAGCAAATTGAAATGTGACGGCTAATTCCAAAAGCAAGCATTCTTCTATATtaacaatttatttttgttcattGCAATGTTCTATTTTCAGTCAGATATGATTTTAACAATAAattatagattatatatatTGGCAGCCTAATTATTCGGATTTTGAAATTGATGCTTTATCAATTAGCTACTTATTCTGATgcaataattaaatttgtttgaaATTACAACCTGCAGATCGATCAAAATTTCtcgtgaaaaataaatatagcgAATCCCCTACAGTCATAATCTAACGTATAAAAGAAAACTCGGAGTTTATTAACATGCCTTTTTCATTGAAGTCAAAATTGTTGTCTACTATACGCGTTTTGGATTAAGAGAAATTGATCCCCCCCCTCAAATTTAAAATGCGAATAAtatcagataaaaaaaaatgaaaagaaaaaatttaaaccaATGACCAACAGCTTCGAATTCGATATGTTAATAAGTGCCTATGTTTGATGtcatcaaataatttaatttgcaTGGTCAAGGGGCATTTGACCCTTTTAAACGAATAATTCAATGTAGCTAGATAGGGTAAGGTGTCGCATGCGTACAACACATTCATCGAATtactataatttataatttgaaataaatcagAGTGTAACAGAAAGCCCGCTtaaacattatttcaaaaataaataaataaatggataGAAAtgcatgcatataatatcattgAGCGGTCATAGTTATAATTGATGCAATTCAATTGTTCGATAACAGCATACCAAAACAAACACACAGTACTTGCTGTATGGGATCTGATTATATTTTGAGTGGAATTGGAGTTGAGGGAGCTGGGCCatttcataatttatattcaaaatatcaattATTATACAACAAAACTAtgtttttgaaaacaaattaaagATTATTTATAGTCGGTGGTGGTTTGTCCCACTCTACAGAGAATTACAGACATTTGATTTGAcagataaaaataaaactcaTTCATATTTAATTGTCTCTCGATTAATGAAGGGTGTGAGTGTGTGTACTTGAAACAtgtataaataaattcttatactTTGATCATGTGGAGTTTGGAATTGTATGTGGTAACTCAATTTG
This window of the Primulina huaijiensis isolate GDHJ02 chromosome 3, ASM1229523v2, whole genome shotgun sequence genome carries:
- the LOC140974539 gene encoding transcription factor MYB124-like isoform X1 — protein: MKKNLKNNDNNSNRDGGEMSKQKERHIVSWSPEEDDILREQIRVHGTENWTIIASKFKDKTTRQCRRRWFTYLNSDFKKGGWSPEEDMLLCEAQKIFGNRWTEIAKVVSGRTDNAVKNRFNTLCKKRAKHEALAKENSNTSYINLNNKRVIFPNGLDTYAGSENAAPLKKIRTSNTAESCYRDEKLTGEYGNANQLLRPPFAATAQNFRSCEGNLASQLHDSHMKEASSDGSYAAANDKRQRTFLKKDDPKVLALMQQAELLGSLAIKVNSEKTEQSLENAWMVLQDFLKQNKESDLLTFKDSDTRFQLKKFKELMENITCSNECSDPSRRQSDMYESSPTSSEYSTGSTLVPNALCDKTEDFHAAICALPQNTGQELQSDQSNDQHFLAEESGIYHGASIDQADTMLSNEGIKADDGALCEFSNSEFSSPAQVTPMFRALAATIPSPKFSESEKHFLMKALGMDSTTPSPKTTTSQAPPCKRSLLHCL
- the LOC140974539 gene encoding transcription factor MYB88-like isoform X4 gives rise to the protein MLLCEAQKIFGNRWTEIAKVVSGRTDNAVKNRFNTLCKKRAKHEALAKENSNTSYINLNNKRVIFPNGLDTYAGSENAAPLKKIRTSNTAESCYRDEKLTGEYGNANQLLRPPFAATAQNFRSCEGNLASQLHDSHMKEASSDGSYAAANDKRQRTFLKKDDPKVLALMQQAELLGSLAIKVNSEKTEQSLENAWMVLQDFLKQNKESDLLTFKDSDTRFQLKKFKELMENITCSNECSDPSRRQSDMYESSPTSSEYSTGSTLVPNALCDKTEDFHAAICALPQNTGQELQSDQSNDQHFLAEESGIYHGASIDQADTMLSNEGIKADDGALCEFSNSEFSSPAQVTPMFRALAATIPSPKFSESEKHFLMKALGMDSTTPSPKTTTSQAPPCKRSLLHCL
- the LOC140974539 gene encoding transcription factor MYB124-like isoform X2; this encodes MKKNLKNNDNNSNRDGGEMSKQKERHIVSWSPEEDDILREQIRVHGTENWTIIASKFKDKTTRQCRRRWFTYLNSDFKKGGWSPEEDMLLCEAQKIFGNRWTEIAKVVSGRTDNAVKNRFNTLCKKRAKHEALAKENSNTSYINLNNKRVIFPNGLDTYAGSENAAPLKKIRTSNTAESCYRDEKLTGEYGNANQLLRPPFAATAQNFRSCEGNLASQLHDSHMKEASSDGSYAAANDKRQRTFLKKDDPKVLALMQQAELLGSLAIKVNSEKTEQSLENAWMVLQDFLKQNKESDLLTFKDSDTRFQLKKFKELMENITCSNECSDPSRRQSDMYESSPTSSEYSTGSTLVPNALCDKTEDFHAAICALPQNTGQELQSDQSNDQHFLAEESGIYHGASIDQDTMLSNEGIKADDGALCEFSNSEFSSPAQVTPMFRALAATIPSPKFSESEKHFLMKALGMDSTTPSPKTTTSQAPPCKRSLLHCL
- the LOC140974539 gene encoding transcription factor MYB124-like isoform X3, coding for MKKNLKNNDNNSNRDGGEMSKQKERHIVSWSPEEDDILREQIRVHGTENWTIIASKFKDKTTRQCRRRWFTYLNSDFKKGGWSPEEDMLLCEAQKIFGNRWTEIAKVVSGRTDNAVKNRFNTLCKKRAKHEALAKENSNTSYINLNNKRVIFPNGLDTYAGSENAAPLKKIRTSNTAESCYRDEKLTGEYGNANQLLRPPFAATAQNFRSCEGNLASQLHDSHMKEASSDGSANDKRQRTFLKKDDPKVLALMQQAELLGSLAIKVNSEKTEQSLENAWMVLQDFLKQNKESDLLTFKDSDTRFQLKKFKELMENITCSNECSDPSRRQSDMYESSPTSSEYSTGSTLVPNALCDKTEDFHAAICALPQNTGQELQSDQSNDQHFLAEESGIYHGASIDQADTMLSNEGIKADDGALCEFSNSEFSSPAQVTPMFRALAATIPSPKFSESEKHFLMKALGMDSTTPSPKTTTSQAPPCKRSLLHCL